In one window of Camelina sativa cultivar DH55 chromosome 15, Cs, whole genome shotgun sequence DNA:
- the LOC104748409 gene encoding uncharacterized protein LOC104748409 yields the protein MRKVIVVDGTFLKNKYKGVLLVATAVDGNSNLYLITFEIANSENDCSWEWFFMQLKMVIADEEGLSFVSDRHRSITKSIGNIYPLAKHGIWIHHLISNVITYNKDRGVAGMVAKASKAYRVAEFEKEFARINNISPAIGSYLEEVNVRKWARRHFLGYRYDINTNAAAESINAALRSPREYPLILLLESIREMMTRWFYESRELSAKQKYPFNC from the coding sequence ATGCGGAAAGTGATAGTAGTTGATGgtacatttttgaagaataaatacaAAGGGGTTCTACTAGTTGCTACAGCTGTAGATGGTAATTCCAATTTGTATCTAATCACATTTGAAATTGCTAATTCTGAGAATGATTGTTCATGGGAGtggttttttatgcaacttaagatggttatagctgatgaagaaggtttATCATTTGTGTCAGATAGACATAGATCGATTACTAAATCAATTGGAAACATCTACCCATTGGCTAAACATGGTATTTGGATCCACCACTTGATTAGTAATGTGATAACATATAATAAGGACAGAGGTGTCGCTGGTATGGTtgcaaaagcatcaaaagcttatagagttgctgagtttgagaaagagtttgCGCGAATTAACAATATTAGTCCTGCTATTGGAAGTTATCTAGAGGAAGTCAATGTGAGAAAATGGGCTCGCCGTCATTTTCTGGGTTATAGATATGACATTAACACCAACGCTGCAGCTGAGTCAATCAATGCAGCTTTGAGGTCACCCAGAGAGTATCCACTAATTCTTTTGTTAGAAAGCATCAGAGAAATGATGACACGCTGGTTTTATGAGAGTAGAGAGTTAAGTGCAAAGCAAAAATATCCTTTTAACTGTTGA